A single window of Cydia splendana chromosome 13, ilCydSple1.2, whole genome shotgun sequence DNA harbors:
- the LOC134796135 gene encoding uncharacterized protein LOC134796135 isoform X2: MVRLSPALLRVPVIKFRKGGLGHSGSGAAPAAAAAPAGAPAPSASCAFRPAGAPQMSTSAIPDIDLPARYRRKPLSQEEIDQINGGGIKGKYRTKHFLKPKKEGPLPLATFKIPRGVLLQSGKKKKLVSLSVTIGKQRENK; the protein is encoded by the exons ATGGTGCGGTTGTCTCCAGCTCTCTTGCGTGTGCCGGTAATAAAGTTCCGTAAAGGAGGTTTGGGACACTCGGGATCGGGTGCTGCACCCGCGGCGGCCGCGGCGCCTGCGGGAGCTCCTGCACCTTCTGCG TCTTGCGCCTTCAGGCCGGCAGGAGCACCACAAATGAGCACCAGTGCTATTCCTGACATTGACCTTCCGGCACGCTACAGAAGAAAACCCCTCTCTCAGGAAGAGATTGACCAGATCAACGGAGGAGGCATT AAAGGGAAATACCGCACTAAACATTTTTTGAAACCGAAAAAGGAAGGACCTTTACCATTGGCGACTTTTAAAATACCTCGTGGTGTCCTGCTTCAATCAGGCAAGAAAAAAAAGCTAGTATCCCTAAGTGTAACTATTGGAAAGCAAAgggaaaataaataa
- the LOC134796135 gene encoding uncharacterized protein LOC134796135 isoform X1, whose product MVRLSPALLRVPVIKFRKGGLGHSGSGAAPAAAAAPAGAPAPSASCAFRPAGAPQMSTSAIPDIDLPARYRRKPLSQEEIDQINGGGIADPPKLEGKK is encoded by the exons ATGGTGCGGTTGTCTCCAGCTCTCTTGCGTGTGCCGGTAATAAAGTTCCGTAAAGGAGGTTTGGGACACTCGGGATCGGGTGCTGCACCCGCGGCGGCCGCGGCGCCTGCGGGAGCTCCTGCACCTTCTGCG TCTTGCGCCTTCAGGCCGGCAGGAGCACCACAAATGAGCACCAGTGCTATTCCTGACATTGACCTTCCGGCACGCTACAGAAGAAAACCCCTCTCTCAGGAAGAGATTGACCAGATCAACGGAGGAGGCATT GCTGATCCTCCAAAGCTGGAGGGGAAAAAGTGA